In the Colias croceus chromosome 1, ilColCroc2.1 genome, CCCCTCTACCGCGTTCTCCTCCGCGTCCCACTGGTCGACGGTCATCGGCGTCACCGCGATCTGCGACTGCCTCGCCGCGACATGGGATGCAGAGAGCTCGCAGGAATCGCGGCTTAACGCCATTTGACCGGGCCGCTACAGAATTTGTGGCGGTTGAACAACGACGCCTTGCACTGGAGGAGACGCGAGAGAAGCTTTCCCATGAGCGAGAAAGGGAAAGGGAAAAGCTTCTCCATGAACGTGAGAGGGAGCGTGAGGAACTTTTCCACCAAAGAGAAATGGAGCGACTGCGGCTGGAGTCGCTAAAGGTTGAGGCAAATCGCGAGCAAACTAGGGTGATGCAGCAAATAGCTGTTATCGGGCAAAGGTTGCTCGAGATATTGCCTCAAGGGCCCgcatcttaattttttttttcatagggttttaagtgtattatttagtgcctttctttttattttttttaagtgcttgttttagattttaatttaatagtttaagtacagtattttcTGTCCTCTGTCTTtagttgttttactttttacacgctttttattagcttcacctgtatgtttgaatgtttgtttgtaaccgacttctttgggcgcgattttgacccactttaaacggccagatttcgttcaaactttgtagatttattgaggaccgatgacaatacactaatttgataaaattattccatttttcaatttgcaaaaagcgtgttttttagttttttttaaactattattatatatatctttaaatttaataggatttatatgtacttaatttattttaagtgtttgttttagattttaatattttaatttaatagtttaagtacagtattttcTGTCCTCTGTCTTtagttgttttactttttaatctttaaattttataggatttatatgtacttaatttgttttaagtgtttgttttagttttaagaatgttaaataaaacatatatatacataataatagtatattttattacttaattagttAAGTAGTTTATACCACCATTAATTCAGTacacacttttttaaatactaacaaaaaatacaataataaaaattacaaacttaaaaatataaaaaacaggTTGAGGCTGCAACAATGATCAATTTTTTCACCTATGACCTGCACTAAAATATGAGCAGTTATCAGAAACTTTAAAAGGATTAATATATACTGTAACTAATGcagtttcattatttaaatctgtgtaggtaaacaaaataatgttttaggagcgaaaaaatattatacaaaactaCTTGGTCAGGCATACTAAATTAGGCTTAAAAGTAATACACATTAAAACTACACACAAcacactttaaaaaatacaaaaatacaaaaataacctaCTAAACTAAtctattaactaaattatttagcATTATTCTGCCACTCATCAGCTCATCTTGGTTGCTGGAAATGGGTCCAACCCCCACACTTGGTTCATCACCATCCTCTTGTTGCTCAGCCATATTATTAGGGGGAGGTAATTTAGCATCCAGTGCAATATTGTGCAGAACACAACATGCAATAGTTACCTCACTGGCAACACGAGGATGGTAATGGAGTGTACGATGCTTCAGCAAGCATCTCCAACGAGCCTTCAATACACCAAAACATCGTTCAATACAATTGCGTGCCTGTAAATGGCGTGTAGTGTACACCTCTGCTCGAGAACCTGGTTCGGCATTTAAAATTGGTCATCAGCCACGCTCTCTGTGGGTATCCAGAATCaccttaaacaaataatgtagttaaagagctttataaattataactccaatatttttatgataaatatgtAGAAGTAGGTAGGAATTAAATGATTTACCTAATAGCCACGTCAATTCACCATTTTCGTGAAGTCCACGCATGTATGGTTCCACTTCACTGGATGACCATATGAAGGAATCATGCGTGGCTCCACCATATTTTGCATTGACATTGATaatctttaaattatcatcacatatctgaaaaaaaaaaattaagttataaaaaatattctatttgcagttgctttgttattttgttttaatgaaacatgattaaaaacaATGCTTACTAACTAATAATACATATGCAAAGAAAAATAGCTTACCATTTGCACATTTAAGGAATGGTATCCTtttctgttaaaataattctgtTCATCAATGTGGGGTTTTACAATTGATATGTGAGTGCAATCTATGCATCCAATTACCCCTGGCAATTGAAATTTCCTTTGAAATCTGTAATTAGGTACATTCACATTTTATAATCAAAgacaattacctacataattatattaaacatattataatacaattgttaaaaagactttcaaatgaatttgtcataatattttgtaaacctTTAAAACATTTAGAATTGaacagaaacaaacattttgtggTATAATAGAATTGTTTGTGACTACAATAGCAGCAACCTTCTTCAATGCAAAggattatgttatttattaaaattgtacaaaacattgaaagttttttttttttatgtcagagcaagcaactTAAGCATAAGAAATAAACACTTGCAACATAAGAAGTGttgcaggtgctttgccggccttttatggacaaataagctcttttcttgaaggccccaatgtcgtagttgtacattgaaagttataaataaattaataaaaacacttaCTCTTGTCGAATTCTTGTTCTTTCTTGGTGTGTTTGAGGGAAAACTAtccattttttcactatccGAGGACTGTTGAGTGCCTCCACAACTTGCCTAATGCATCTACTTGTAGTGCGTTGTGGCAAATGTTGTGTGACACCCACAATTCTCTGATAGGATCCCGTTGCGAAGAAACTCAGAGCGCAAAGAACCTACGAATATAAGTAGAATTAGGATAcgtaatataggtacttagtaGATATGCACAACACATGCCTTTCATTGGGCATTTAAAATATCGGACatcactaataattataaacaatcgcAGTGAAGAAACTGTGGATTACCTTTACTTCCAAAGGAATTTCTTTAGTCCCCCGTATGTTTGTTTCGTTACGTAGGCTGCAGCAAAGCTCgctaaaagtttttttatttaacctaAAACGCTCCTGAAACAATTGTTCCGGCATTTCATTGATTGTCTCTAAACTCGGTCTGGAcgcatttcttttttggcgcCTGAGCCAAAGTTCTTCATCGTGCGCAGCTTTTAAAAGTCTCAAAGCgtgcattttatgaaaactaaaattttataatcactAAACACAACACGAAACTTCGACAGCTGATTATAAAATCGCCATTTTGTTTCGATTTCTACAAGATGTTATAGCGTACGCTAGTTATCGAACGCCCATTGGCGTAGTCTCCTGTCAAAAGTGCCACTTGGCTAAGCATTTGTATGGCGCCTGTCGTATGACTTAGGTACCTAACGTTTCGTCACGTTTCGTctaatagaatagaaaaacattGCCACTTGGCTACCAATTTTCGTTTCGTTACGCTGGGTCACGTGACGTATCTccagcttatgtcaatctcatacattcgtttatctattctatcaaacgcaatgactaaggaatcctatggacagggcatattgttctatacaaacaactgattatacaaatatcatgcatttcgataccgaaataataaaactaatactgtctctttctaactaatgaatattctgatatgtgaaaaaatatgactatacgtcagtcagtgctaattctataccgcttgacatttgaagttagctcaaatacctactgtggCCGGTCGCCATTTTATGTTCTCGTTAATACGATGTACATGCTCTGTCATTGCTCCgtagtaaacattgaaaaatattgaatatttttgtgattgtgacaaacatttgtgtctaaaacatatagaGTGGTCAAGGACAAATAGTGGCATAATGCCAAAGCGCAGTATTGTGAGATGTGGCTCCGGAAAGAATGAAAACCAGAAAAGTTTGTCTTTGCACCGGTATGTATACgttttgactgaaatattagttatttctttgctgatttagttattttcatgtatattgaattaaggagtattcacagactatgttcagtgcaaaattgttaccaaatatagctttattttgtatattttcgttctagtaaaataatgaatttgggtgctagtgatggcttataatatcgacatcagcaaaatgttcgatgatgacgtgcgtctcccaaggctgtgtcattaatcttaagaatagttgctttggtgaatacacttccaaaataacaaattaattttgccaagagcagcagaaggaaaaataaaacacttaaatttacctaatatgaattttaacttaagtaagattaatcgcttttatagtacctactttaattaaaaatgtatttataaataagtcaggtcaggactaaaattataataacctaaatattcattttttgaaggttaccaagaagtgaaaatagaaaaggagaatggttagaagcaattgaaactgaaaatatcaAGCCAAATGTAAAGGATATATCATAGTACATTTCCCAGAAAGTGCTTTCAATAGAACAATGGATGTGATTAGTCTGCACGATGATGCTACACCAGTATGTCTGCCGCTGCATTCACACAGGGTGAGGTTTTTATCTGTagacacgtgatgtcttccaatttacttttggtctttttatttagatttagggctgtcatttataatctaacgtttctcctattttgaaggaggcctgtgaacaaactgagatggttttatatgattttttgagtacaaacttgggtgatatttggttgttgaaatgttattgactgagggaaagtgcaatttactttaaatacatggggtgttttaagttatttttctattctttataaatttatatatataaagcatttgaatgccataaaaccaaaaatataaattcaaattccgCTATTGTAAGCCctaatgttgatattaatttcaaaccatcagcattgcccttttaattaaaatgtattgcattttagtttaaatgtaaagtgaacaatgctagttaatgtaaactgtgaCATTTCATTTCCAGGTACCAGTTGAGCCTCAAATCCCGAACTCAAAAATGAACAGAGTGAATCCGAGTGCATCCCAGGCTGCACAAAATAGTTTAgctctataattttctctgttattatatattattgtttttttgtcttattatttataaataaataaattactgtatattgtgttgttcatcgtaataaaatactattatatacctgtattattatatatgttgtttcattatattacattcctcaaaactgaaattaccaaattgtaagtctaccgtaatccttatatcgaagtcaaaattgaactggatttatcaaattatacagctatcttgtcctgcgaggttgctggtgttttacaagtaaccctgtataggtgTTACCGTCACGAGCAGCCATCgccatacttaattttattaattggcattgtcattttttccatttgtaattttacgtctatgttttgtacaataaagttaaaataaataaaaaagagtgtgtgtttatgtacacgcgttagaagttacttctttggcgtatggacaaaatactagaatatacaacttgaacatagttatcaattttcataccacctagaacttacttcatgctgttaattttaggtgtcggtgtgcgcgcgcatcgtaaaaattcactctcactATTTTTCTCCACCGCGCCaaaacaaatacttataaattcaaaataaatatattaatattatttttatatcgataaacataataatgtttatcgatatattctcggcactaaacaccgccatgttttgttacaagcattatggcgccggccacactttttttgtaggtatgtcactTCCATGTGATTCCATATTCATTgatcaaacgttacgctaatagaaagccacttggctaggggggcagagacgttagagcgttttcacattgtccggtccgatatcggatatcggacgccgatagccgatatccgatatcggaggctaagtaaaatgtatgatttacgtacctgtctttcacattgtccagtccgatatcggatatcggagccaacaccgatattcccgtgaactatcggacgataatgttcagtgttaccagctcaattttcgaaaaggtagtataccaacagcaaaaaaagcactagtttgtgtattttcagtcatttctaggcgctaaatgtaaaaaaaaaatcctttcatttactttaaacctttttattaagaaaacattcatttaagtatttaaaggcattaaaaatacgatttatacgggagctattttaatatcgtcctataatatacggcaattggctgaactgaagtaaacaaaaatatattgtgttcttaaattcaaccgtatcttcgaaatattagtatcttttatctttatttactcattctgCCTCGCTCCTCCTCCTACTCGGACTACTGTTGTGCTGtaagctgtttattgtattgttgtcattgagtcacagatttagtgctttgttttagcgccgatatcaaacctgtataataaatagcacatctaaataatattaagtaattaataatatcaaatcttttttatattttacttttccagctgtttttgaagtcggtttctttattgtagttatttttactgtatgtacaactacgatctatcagttgattttttttaaatcaaaccctttttattgaaaagaaaatttacaatacggcaattttgtttagttttctctaaaatttcagaattagaATGCGGCAACCCTTAGActaaggattggtctccgcgcgcgcgctacgactagataccgctccacctaaaaacaatagctccgtgagtgcggcaactcagttctgtagtgtgtgtaaggcaatttgtaaggacgctagtgtgtgtgaagaattgtactgccagctacataaattttaccccataaatgggaaatgggctatcttggaaagaagtttgaaaaatattttcatttcattttggccttgccgggaatcgaacccatgaacatgtgactcaaatccacttgcgatgccactatactatcacaaaggttttttaaaagtaaaaaagcagtaataaaaaaataacatatgagtcagttaaacaaggttaaacagaaataaattattgttattatcattttttttataatatgcgttagtacctaatagtattgaaaaaaaaaaaacattatgaataaaataagttcaaattaaaagtgtgtttttgggatatgcagtacggcaacactaaatggcgtcgtattttcgtaaacaacattttcaaagtacAGGTGAAATATCGAATAATACGATTATTCCTGATGTTACGTGATCCCAGtgtctttcttattatttgttgtattttttttaaacagttttatggcACAAACAGGCATTTTACTTCAGGTTTTGTCCAAAATCTTTAGAAACTATCGGTACACCCTCTCCACACAATGCTCGTGACACGACTGGCTCGGGTACGCCGATTTCGGCGTACTTTTAGTTGCCGCATTTTTCGAGTACGCcggcggtatctagtcgtagcgtgcgcggagaccaatccataATCTAAGGCGGCGACCCTAAATTTTGTCAAGAACGCGCGGCGACTATTGagcttgtttactattttggttgtcatggctatattattattagtctgtggtactaTGTACATTGCGGAATCTGTGACTGtgaattagtttagtttaatttatttctgtttaaatatttgcacccCCAGATATTAGGTAGAATGTACATATTAgcactataaaattgtaataacagcacctacatttgtaaatgtaatttgaatttgtatttgctagtttcgtcgctttaatactgagttgaattttttttttattttatttgtataagaacataacagtcatacatgatttaatataaaaaagttctaaaattcactacgaccacacaacatgttctaataataaaaaaagaaaaacagcatataaaaaaacaagcctcacaatgaaattgaatattgaaactagattctgactctgcagagggtacaaatccatactccgcagtcagcagattaaaccggtttgaaaaacatcagtttatttattactatttatttcatttaaaataaagtttattttttgtaacacaaatgcatccactgtttattttaattcccaatatatctacttttccagtttctggcaacactcatgttatcgggacgatattatcggataatgtgaaagggcaaattgtgtccgatatcggatatcggctatcggcttccgatatccgatatcggatcggataatgtgaaaacgctcttactctaaaaatcgaaatctgacatctagaatcgaatgcattgattacttgtgaataaaaatcatcataaattaataaattcgattgacaaatatttcaaatccgtatcgattaattcactttaatcgatgtttttaagcaggttacctctctttgaagataaaattgatagacgtcaaatgttgcctattaaattggctcgactataatatTTCACTTGCATAAGTAAGTAATGCATTTACCAAAAATCGTAAATGATCGAAAACATGATTTTatacatcatttttattttaatacagatTATAACACTTTTCGCTAAGGATGGTAACACTTATTTCTTGTGTCTATGGTCATTCGATGGATTTCAAAACGAACAATGttgtttatgaaaattcaaaaagtaCGATACAATTGTGCGTTtggtataacaaaatatagaatGTAGTTCAGTAAGAGAGCGCTGTTAGCATAATGTTCAAGCATCAGCGTCCGCGCCCTTCAGCCTGAGGCGCGCGAAGTCTTCGAAGATTATGTCGTCGTCTTGTTCTTGGCCATTTTCGTTTCTGTAAACAAAATTCGATATTAGTTTACGTATAGTGTAAGTATAGTGAggtcttagattacaaaataaaagacagatggagcgttgccgaactaaaccgaatgatttatcgtcattttcaataaagctatgtgtgctgtcatttcgccgctgcactgtacgtatacggtgcttctgtgtgcgtgtaatgttaccagatattgaaaaatttcccaaatttttccccgactacggaaaaaagagggttatgtttttcgagtttatgtatgtatgtataatatttctttgacacgccctgcagtataaaccgttggaccgattttgagttgtgaggtttcattgcaatcatctgaattattatgttagtggcggtagtgacgtaggctatacatatacataaattagcagtcaagttttaatttttcttaccttCTCGGTAACCTAGCAAAGATGCCAGTCTTGAACCGATGATTGATACATACCTAtcactaaacataatatgtacaacacctaatgtatttagcTCTAAGGTTAGGTTAAGTTTGATTGGATaaacgaatttgaatttgaattttattttaatataatttcgggttagtgatttttttttataatattacataaagtacctgcctactaaagttatacatatatggccgaaataattgttttcaatttttaattaaataaattacataaaaaatgccagaaataaaggcctaatacaaaaatatcggtGTCAGGGCTTGGAATAATTATCTCTGCACTGTCGTTGTGTTTgacagaatgaaaaatatggcaGAACATTCTTGAATCAGCCTCTTAActtcacagagcaagtaataggTATAGGAAGAGACGGCACTCAGTACTTCGATTTCGAGCTCACGCACACATATGCATGTATTACTTAGGTTAAGTCTTATATACCAACCTATGAAAAGTTCACGTCAAAAATGATCCACATTGCTGCCAACATTTAAAAGTTGAAGTTGCTAGTGATGTCTCCTTTGAGTACATATTATCGATAAAACTtcatatcgatatcgataaaattttCGATGCTGGGTAACATCACTACTAATTCTCAtccttattcaaatttataggaaattaaaaataaaacaccaacaATGTAgatcaataagtttattataatataataataattacctatatataacatttttatataatattaaaactcactATTATCAGCAAAAATGGATAAttccatttgaattttgaattttactgaatatctttatttaggcATGTAGGACCGTCCCGGCTCCGATCGGGTTGacacagaataaaaaacatcataaaatatagactATGTTCATCAGGTATCAAAAGAGggtgttaatttttgatagacataaatttgaacctcaatgtaataatagttacgtttatgtgtgacgatttaatatgtagttaggtttgtgtttaggttaggttaggttaggttaggttaggtaacatcaacaacaacaaaatcaacaacaacaacaacaacaacaacaacaacaacgacgacgacgacagcaaaaacatcaacaacgacaacaacaaacgagggcgttaatttttgatagacataaatttgaacctcaatgtaataatagttaggtttatgtgtgacgatttaatatgtagttaggtttgtgtttagcttaggttaggttacatcaacaacaacaacaacaacaacaacaacaaaaacaacgacgacgacgacaacaacaacatcaacaacgacaacaacaaaagagggcgttaatttttgatagacataaatttgaacctcaatgtaataatagttacgtttatgtgtgacgatttaatattatgtagttaggtttgtgtttaggttaggttaggttaggttacatcaacaacaacaacatcaacaacaacaacaataacaacaacaacaacaacaacaacgacggtgtgacgatttaatatgtagttaggtttgtgtttaggttaggttaggttaggttaggttaggttaggttaggttaggttaggttaggttaggttaggttaggttaggttaggttaggttaggttaggttaggttaggttaggttaggttaggttaggttaggttaggttaggttaggttaggttaggttaggttaggttaggttaggttaggttaggttaggttaggttaggttaggttaggttaggttaggttaggttaggttaggttaggttaggttaggttaggttaggttaggttaggttaggttaggctAGATCGCTGGCTAGCTGGCTATGATCCTCCGGGGGGCCAGGATTGGCTCAGGTGCCGTTGTGGTACGGCGAGGAATGGCGGCTAGGTCGCGGCCTGGCAATTTGGCTGGGCAAAATGGGGTTGGAAGGTCGATCGGGGCTCGTTTGGGTCTCGATCCGACCGACTAGCAGGGGGCTGCGCTTTGCGGCGGTGGATGGCGGCCAGAGGCCGCGCGCGTTGTTTTTTGTTGGTAGTCTAACTACCAACAAAACAGGGGGCGGGATCCCGACGCGTCACTTTTGTGACACGCGGTGACTCCTGTAGGTGGGTGTAGGGCGGCGGCTGTCCTGAGACAGCCGTCAACCATCTCGTAATCCGGTCCGTGGGGCCGGACCGAGGGCTGCCACCTCTGGTGTGAGGTGGGGGCTGCGAGGGAAACCTCTATAAAAGTGCGCCAGAGGGTCCTTCGACGCGTGAATCACGTTTTCGGAGGGCCTATCGGCGCGCGCCCTTCGACCGGTCGGTGCTGGGGTCGAGGGTTTGGGGAACGCCGATGATGGAACGGGGAACAATCCACCATCGGCGAGCGGGTGGCGTGAGCTCGTGTACAGCTTGCGCCGCCCCGGGGTGGGCATTTGGTGGagggcctggaaacgggcaaGTGGCGGagggcctggaaacgggcaaCTGCTGGGCGGGACATGCGGAAGATTGCGATAGTGTCCCCGCATCCCGTCTAAAGCAGCGCGTTGGTACAcggtggggttttagtcggtaggaatccgacataacccacggctccttccccgggagccgtgggtatcttaggcaagatttccccacttgaaaaaaaaaaaaaaaaaaaaaaaaaaaaaaaaaaaaaaaaaaggttaggttaggttcgatTTCTAAGAGTACCCGCGGCCCCGGCTGACTgcgcggctcgacggaacacagtggggttttagtcggtaagaatccgacataacccttggctccttccccgggggccgtgggtatctttggaagatttccccactataaaaaaaaaaggttaggttaggttacatcaacaacaacaacaacatcaacaacaacaacaacaacaacaacaacaaaaacaacgacgacgacaacagcaacatcaacaacgacaacaacaaaagagggtgttaatttttgatagacataaatttgaacctcaatgtaataatagttaggtttatgtgtgacgatttaatatgtagttaggtttgtgtttaggttaggttaggttagctttttaaaactaaattgttTCTGGCCACGAAATTTATAATCGTAATATTAGCTGTTTCGTCTCTCTTTTCTCGGAAAATtcgaaatttttcaaattcgtgtgacgatttaatatgtagttaggtttgtgtttaggttaggttagtaatttttttaaactaagttATTCCTGGCcacgaaatttataatcataatatatatattagctGTTTCGTTTCTCTTTTCTCAGAAAatgcgaaaaaaaaaaacaacaaaaatctgTACCTCAATGTAGTTAGgtttctgtgtgtgtgtgtgtgtgtgtgtgtgtgttaagGTTAGgttatgtataaaacataGGTAAGGTATATTCatgtcatttttaaatactaagtaACAAGTACCAAGTAGGTAGTAAACAACTCaatttgaaaatcattttGAAGACACCGACGCGCGCGCGCGTGGTTCTTGTATGACTTTCTGCAAACGTGTATTAACGGTGCGCCTAGATTTGACATTTTGGGTACGTTAATATCGATTATACGATtatcgaaaaatatttataagagtaATTTTTAACGTTGTTCTCGTAATGTATCTTagggaaaaaaaaatacctacataatattattgctgTTGTACCGTCGACGCCGCAGATAACAAATACGACGCAGAATTGAAACGTCCTCGGACGAATCACCTGGCGTA is a window encoding:
- the LOC123692062 gene encoding putative nuclease HARBI1, with the translated sequence MHALRLLKAAHDEELWLRRQKRNASRPSLETINEMPEQLFQERFRLNKKTFSELCCSLRNETNIRGTKEIPLEVKVLCALSFFATGSYQRIVGVTQHLPQRTTSRCIRQVVEALNSPRIVKKWIVFPQTHQERTRIRQEFQRKFQLPGVIGCIDCTHISIVKPHIDEQNYFNRKGYHSLNVQMICDDNLKIINVNAKYGGATHDSFIWSSSEVEPYMRGLHENGELTWLLGDSGYPQRAWLMTNFKCRTRFSSRGVHYTPFTGTQLY